One genomic region from Microcoleus sp. AS-A8 encodes:
- a CDS encoding response regulator, whose translation MAWAVSGWISFNGDAPATQEVAASQKTRPIVLSVDDSLIVQTTIKRALSDRYQVLLASNAVDALKVINTNPIALLLLDVTMPDIDGLEFCRTVRSISKFKNLPIIMLTARDKFSDKLRGQFAGATHYLTKPVEPSQLLQIVNGCVEKTTLEPALSR comes from the coding sequence GGGTGGATTAGCTTCAACGGAGATGCACCTGCAACCCAAGAAGTTGCTGCCAGCCAAAAAACACGTCCAATTGTTCTGAGTGTTGATGACTCTCTGATTGTGCAAACCACAATTAAGCGAGCTTTGAGCGATCGCTATCAAGTGTTGTTGGCAAGTAATGCCGTAGATGCCCTCAAGGTAATCAATACCAATCCGATTGCGCTGCTGTTGCTAGATGTGACAATGCCAGATATTGATGGCTTAGAATTTTGCCGCACAGTACGCAGCATTAGCAAATTTAAAAATTTGCCCATTATTATGCTGACAGCCAGAGATAAATTCTCTGATAAACTCCGAGGTCAATTTGCGGGTGCCACTCATTATTTAACCAAGCCCGTTGAACCCAGTCAGTTACTCCAAATTGTGAACGGATGTGTTGAAAAGACGACATTAGAACCCGCCCTTTCCAGGTGA
- a CDS encoding methyl-accepting chemotaxis protein: MTQVMPFVQQQVMPEKEKKQRRMTVAQIVPIGFGALLAIVGISTTITEISKANLKETQATVEQGFKVKELLRLVEKDLVDAETGQRGYLVTGVSNYLEPYDSGRKSSQEHITTLKKTIVDPNQRQRADKIEPLVQQKLAELQETITLKKAGKDKEAVTLVLSNKGKQIMDDIRAKLAEMSQEQDKIVEQRQKASEQVQQVSSMIAWGGLIVGIGAGLFVSYYVANYITRLIIGPITDAAKAVASSSAGIADTVDKQERSVLDQTHSVHETTTIIEELGGYALQSAGQADGAAGGAQQALLLAEGGTQTVGRTIEGITGLRDQVTAIANQIIRLSEQTGQISSVSDLVADLANQTNMLALNAGVEAARAGEHGKGFAVVAGEIRKLADQSKKSADRINSLVHEVQAAINSTVMVTDEGTKKATAGIELAEETGEVFAGIADSINQVFVNTQQIAQSAKHQAVTVQQVVAAMNVINLGAKETATGIVQVKDATKDLNKAAQNLEAVV; this comes from the coding sequence ATGACGCAAGTAATGCCATTCGTGCAACAGCAAGTGATGCCAGAGAAAGAGAAAAAGCAACGCCGCATGACAGTGGCTCAAATCGTACCCATTGGCTTTGGTGCGCTGCTGGCAATCGTAGGTATTAGTACAACGATTACCGAAATTTCTAAGGCTAACTTGAAAGAAACTCAGGCAACGGTAGAACAAGGTTTTAAAGTAAAGGAACTGCTGAGACTGGTGGAAAAGGATCTAGTCGATGCAGAGACGGGACAACGTGGATATCTTGTCACGGGTGTGAGTAACTATCTGGAACCCTATGATAGTGGGCGAAAATCATCACAAGAGCATATTACGACCTTGAAAAAGACAATCGTTGACCCAAACCAGCGCCAGAGGGCTGACAAAATAGAACCATTGGTTCAACAGAAATTGGCTGAGTTGCAAGAAACGATTACTCTGAAAAAAGCTGGCAAAGATAAAGAAGCCGTTACCCTGGTGCTGTCCAACAAGGGTAAGCAGATTATGGATGACATCAGAGCCAAGCTTGCGGAAATGTCTCAGGAACAGGACAAGATTGTAGAACAAAGACAAAAAGCATCCGAACAAGTTCAGCAAGTGTCATCCATGATTGCTTGGGGTGGATTGATTGTTGGTATAGGAGCGGGTCTTTTCGTCTCCTATTATGTGGCGAATTACATCACCCGTCTGATTATTGGACCGATTACTGACGCCGCCAAGGCGGTAGCCTCGTCTTCAGCAGGTATTGCTGACACCGTAGACAAGCAGGAACGCAGCGTCTTGGATCAGACGCACTCGGTGCATGAAACCACGACCATCATCGAGGAACTGGGAGGGTACGCGCTGCAATCTGCCGGACAAGCAGACGGTGCGGCAGGTGGTGCCCAGCAAGCCTTATTACTGGCGGAGGGAGGAACTCAAACCGTAGGTCGAACGATCGAAGGTATTACAGGTTTGAGAGACCAGGTAACTGCGATCGCCAACCAAATTATCCGCTTAAGTGAACAAACGGGTCAAATTTCTTCAGTGTCCGACCTGGTGGCAGATTTGGCGAACCAAACCAACATGCTAGCGCTCAACGCTGGGGTAGAAGCAGCCCGTGCAGGCGAACATGGTAAAGGTTTTGCGGTAGTTGCGGGTGAAATTCGCAAACTGGCAGACCAAAGTAAGAAGTCAGCCGACCGCATTAACTCGCTGGTTCACGAAGTGCAAGCGGCGATTAACTCCACCGTTATGGTGACTGATGAAGGTACTAAGAAAGCAACCGCAGGTATCGAACTGGCTGAAGAAACAGGCGAAGTGTTTGCAGGTATTGCCGATTCCATTAACCAGGTGTTCGTCAACACCCAACAGATTGCCCAGAGTGCTAAACACCAGGCTGTTACCGTGCAGCAGGTCGTAGCTGCCATGAACGTCATCAACTTAGGAGCCAAAGAAACAGCCACGGGCATTGTCCAAGTCAAAGACGCGACCAAAGACCTGAACAAAGCGGCCCAGAACCTGGAGGCTGTGGTTTAA
- a CDS encoding hybrid sensor histidine kinase/response regulator gives MMIEDEELRTLYKEASADHIQKIEAGLLHLEKNPLDQAKLELLLRETHSLKGDSRMLGVKDVETLTHQLEDILGAVKRSERVFTPQTFECLYLGLDAIRKIAHEAITGQSAGISVFHVLAQLMGADSSDELPETQETVAESNGAASAQSMGEPPLTFQDAVQTKEPVEPTAEGLAQVSNYQIDTIRVESQKLDKLLTQASELVVTKGQMGDRLAEIDQILAQWAEWNREAFVSRLTFDELERRLQTSELQPLQNFYNLVESRLEQLGVVLNRLRSTTYEDNAKLETVANELESGIHALRLLPFSTIFNLFPRTVRDLAKQQGKEVNLVLEGGDNSVDKRILEEMKDPLLHLLRNAIDHGIETPQERQSLGKPTTATIRLRGYQVGSTVSIEVIDDGRGLDVEAIKRAAISRNVRSRQELAQMSTAEIQALIFAPGFSTRTAVTEISGRGVGLDVVRANVDRLKGNIQVEFTPNKGCLFRITMNSSLSTTDALIVRVSEHPYAIPVGFVEAMQLVSPQEVFAREGSQTLPFQGESVTVTWLADLLGLPVKTPTSTKALRAASKTIPCIILRIGSERLALLVDVILEQQNIVLKPHSQLLKRIRNISGATILGTGEVCMVINPPDLFKSARKAIASVTVKELTEQAQVKPKILLVEDSIPIRTQMKRILEGAGYAVTAAVDGEDGFNKLRVGSFHAVVSDVQMPNLDGLELTAKIRQFQEYKDLPVILVTTLASSEDKRQGQQAGANAYITKGDFDQGVLLDTLRTLI, from the coding sequence ATGATGATAGAAGACGAAGAACTACGCACTCTTTATAAAGAAGCCAGTGCTGACCATATCCAGAAAATTGAAGCCGGACTGCTCCATCTCGAAAAAAATCCTCTAGACCAAGCCAAACTGGAGCTATTACTCCGAGAAACTCACTCCCTCAAAGGCGATTCCCGGATGTTGGGGGTCAAAGATGTGGAAACCCTGACCCACCAACTAGAAGACATTCTAGGAGCGGTTAAGCGGAGTGAGCGAGTGTTCACGCCCCAAACATTTGAGTGCCTCTATTTGGGGCTGGATGCTATTCGTAAAATTGCCCACGAAGCCATCACCGGACAATCGGCAGGAATCAGTGTCTTCCATGTCTTAGCTCAACTGATGGGGGCTGACTCCAGTGATGAATTGCCCGAAACTCAGGAAACCGTTGCCGAATCGAATGGTGCGGCCTCTGCCCAGTCTATGGGCGAGCCACCCTTGACGTTCCAGGATGCAGTCCAGACCAAGGAACCCGTGGAACCCACCGCAGAGGGTCTGGCACAGGTCAGCAATTACCAGATTGACACCATCCGCGTTGAATCCCAAAAGCTGGATAAGTTATTGACTCAAGCCAGCGAACTGGTGGTGACTAAAGGTCAGATGGGAGACCGACTGGCTGAAATTGACCAAATCCTAGCCCAGTGGGCAGAGTGGAACCGGGAAGCCTTTGTCAGCCGTCTGACCTTTGACGAGTTGGAGAGGCGCTTGCAGACGAGCGAACTGCAACCCCTGCAAAATTTCTACAATCTGGTTGAAAGCCGTTTGGAGCAGTTAGGAGTTGTACTCAATCGGCTGCGATCGACAACGTATGAAGACAACGCCAAACTGGAAACCGTAGCCAATGAACTAGAGTCGGGCATTCACGCCCTGAGACTACTGCCATTTTCTACGATTTTTAATTTGTTTCCCCGTACCGTGCGGGATTTAGCCAAGCAGCAAGGCAAAGAAGTCAATCTGGTGCTGGAAGGGGGAGACAACAGCGTAGACAAGCGGATTCTCGAAGAAATGAAAGACCCGCTGTTGCATCTGCTACGCAATGCGATCGATCATGGCATCGAAACGCCCCAAGAACGTCAGAGTTTGGGCAAACCGACCACAGCCACGATTCGTCTGCGGGGTTATCAGGTTGGCAGCACCGTTAGCATTGAAGTTATTGACGATGGGCGCGGTTTGGATGTCGAAGCCATTAAACGGGCGGCGATCAGTCGTAATGTGCGATCGCGCCAAGAACTGGCCCAAATGTCTACGGCTGAAATTCAGGCATTAATCTTTGCCCCCGGATTTTCTACCCGCACGGCTGTCACGGAGATTTCCGGTCGGGGAGTGGGTTTAGATGTCGTGCGTGCCAATGTTGATCGGCTCAAGGGAAACATCCAGGTGGAATTCACGCCCAACAAGGGATGTTTGTTCCGCATCACGATGAATAGCAGTCTTTCCACCACAGATGCGTTGATCGTGCGAGTCAGCGAACATCCCTATGCCATCCCTGTGGGATTTGTGGAAGCGATGCAGCTGGTGTCTCCTCAGGAAGTCTTTGCCAGGGAAGGCAGTCAGACGCTCCCGTTCCAAGGAGAGTCCGTCACGGTTACTTGGCTAGCGGATTTATTAGGCTTACCCGTAAAAACGCCTACATCAACCAAAGCACTACGCGCGGCCTCAAAAACCATCCCCTGCATTATTTTACGGATTGGTTCGGAACGGTTGGCACTGCTGGTCGATGTAATTTTGGAGCAACAAAACATTGTTTTGAAGCCGCACAGTCAGTTGCTCAAACGGATTCGCAATATTTCCGGTGCCACCATCCTGGGGACTGGAGAAGTTTGCATGGTGATCAATCCGCCAGACTTGTTCAAGTCGGCGAGAAAGGCGATCGCCTCCGTCACGGTTAAGGAGTTAACGGAACAAGCCCAGGTCAAACCCAAGATTCTCCTGGTGGAAGACTCCATTCCCATTCGGACTCAGATGAAGCGGATTTTGGAAGGTGCTGGTTACGCCGTCACAGCCGCGGTAGACGGTGAAGATGGCTTCAACAAGCTGAGAGTCGGTAGCTTTCATGCGGTTGTCTCGGATGTGCAAATGCCGAACCTGGATGGGCTGGAACTCACCGCGAAGATTCGCCAATTCCAGGAGTACAAAGATTTGCCTGTAATTCTGGTGACAACTCTTGCCTCCTCTGAGGATAAACGCCAGGGGCAACAAGCAGGGGCAAATGCTTATATCACTAAAGGTGATTTTGATCAAGGTGTTTTGTTAGATACATTGAGGACATTGATTTAA
- a CDS encoding chemotaxis protein CheW, with product METKQYLIFRLHDVQYGIEAELVHEILSLPELIPLTEASNNIIGMLNLRGQIVPIMHLDLLQEPSLKECKISDYLIMGQWEELQFGLVAHQTHELLEIDAELIQKQPPEGILNNINAPGIAGFATVNEEQILLLEPKTLMPQPDTILPLIWDAQSQLDLMTESLTSDVEKQLEPDGAQQAEEFLTPKNYLSFYDLYCPRATPQERETFRARAENLKPQIESSTLTNELTTLAVINLGDEYFGLDLELIREFTDIGNLTPIPCCPNHIIGNMNLRGEIITLVDIRNVLNLPTAPVRVGSPTVVVEVNDIVAGLPVDQVLEMAYLNSADITPLSGILPDLAEQYMRGSAFFQEKKLKVLDLPKIFTQGGLVVNEEA from the coding sequence ATGGAAACTAAGCAATACTTAATATTTCGCCTGCATGATGTGCAGTATGGAATTGAGGCAGAATTGGTTCATGAAATTTTATCGCTTCCAGAACTTATACCCCTAACTGAAGCTTCCAACAATATTATCGGGATGCTGAATTTACGGGGGCAAATTGTGCCAATTATGCATCTAGATTTACTCCAAGAGCCTTCGCTTAAAGAATGTAAAATTAGCGATTATCTCATCATGGGGCAGTGGGAGGAGTTGCAATTTGGCCTGGTGGCTCACCAAACCCATGAGCTGCTAGAGATAGATGCTGAACTGATCCAAAAACAACCCCCGGAGGGAATACTTAACAATATAAATGCTCCAGGTATCGCAGGATTTGCTACAGTGAATGAAGAGCAGATTTTACTGCTCGAACCTAAGACCTTAATGCCCCAGCCGGATACTATCCTCCCCTTAATTTGGGATGCACAAAGTCAGTTGGATTTAATGACAGAATCTCTAACGAGTGATGTCGAAAAGCAGCTAGAACCAGACGGTGCACAGCAGGCTGAAGAATTCCTAACTCCTAAGAATTACCTGAGCTTCTACGATTTGTACTGCCCTAGGGCTACGCCCCAAGAAAGGGAAACTTTTCGGGCTAGGGCTGAGAATCTGAAGCCGCAAATTGAAAGTTCAACCCTTACCAACGAGCTGACAACCCTAGCGGTGATTAATTTGGGTGATGAATACTTTGGATTGGACTTAGAACTGATACGGGAATTCACTGATATTGGTAACTTGACACCCATTCCCTGCTGCCCAAACCACATCATCGGCAACATGAATTTGCGAGGAGAAATTATCACATTAGTCGATATTCGGAATGTTTTGAATCTCCCCACCGCCCCAGTTCGCGTTGGTTCTCCAACAGTGGTGGTTGAGGTTAACGATATTGTTGCCGGATTGCCCGTCGATCAAGTGTTAGAAATGGCCTATCTAAACTCGGCTGACATAACACCCTTATCCGGAATCCTGCCCGATTTGGCTGAGCAGTACATGCGGGGAAGTGCTTTCTTTCAAGAAAAAAAGCTGAAAGTTTTAGACTTACCCAAAATTTTTACACAGGGGGGCTTAGTAGTGAATGAAGAAGCTTAA